In one window of Mytilus trossulus isolate FHL-02 chromosome 7, PNRI_Mtr1.1.1.hap1, whole genome shotgun sequence DNA:
- the LOC134725985 gene encoding D-erythrulose reductase-like isoform X2, with product MAMQFYGKRALVTGAGKGFGRAIAKKLAECGAETFALSRTQADLDSLKSEVPTIKVINVDLLDWDKTREEVSKIGHIDLLVNNAGVSKTSSFIDTPKENIDMIFDVNFKGTFNVSQVIAKQMIDSGKGGSIVNLSSTMSEKALAKGCVYSATKSAIDMLTKCMALELGPHNIRVNSVNPTVVWTNLTLQYKDELMPLLALTPMGRFPEIEDVVNAVVFLLSDKSGMISGECLRLDGGLGVH from the exons ATGGCAATGCAATTTTATGGGAAGAGAGCTCTTGTTACTGGTGCTGGGAAAG GATTTGGTCGAGCTATTGCGAAAAAGTTAGCAGAATGTGGAGCAGAAACATTTGCACTTAGTAGAACACAGGCTGATTTGGATAGTTTAAAATCGGAG GTACCAACcatcaaagttattaacgtagACCTACTAGATTGGGATAAAACCAGAGAGGAAGTCAGTAAGATCGGACACATAGATCTACTGGTCAACAATGCTGGCGTATCTAAGACGTCATCATTCATCGATACCCCAAAAGAAAACATTGACAT GATATTTGACGTCAACTTTAAAGGAACTTTCAACGTGTCTCag GTTATTGCTAAGCAAATGATAGACAGTGGAAAAGGTGGAAGTATAGTTAACTTGTCCAGTACCATGTCTGAAAAAGCTTTAGCTAAAGGATGTGTCTATTCTGCAACAAAATCAGCTATTGATATGTTAACTAAATGTATGGCATTAGAACTAGGACCTCATAAT ATAAGAGTGAATTCAGTTAATCCTACTGTGGTGTGGACAAATTTGACACTGCAATACAAGGACGAATTAATGCCACTGCTTGCATTGACACCAATGGGCAGATTTCCAG agATAGAAGACGTAGTTAATGCCGTTGTGTTTTTACTGAGTGACAAGAGTGGAATGATTTCTGGTGAATGTCTCCGACTTGATGGAGGATTAGGTGTACATTGA
- the LOC134725985 gene encoding L-xylulose reductase-like isoform X1, with protein sequence MQRPCDGDNYTCGWSIINRIRYSGFGRAIAKKLAECGAETFALSRTQADLDSLKSEVPTIKVINVDLLDWDKTREEVSKIGHIDLLVNNAGVSKTSSFIDTPKENIDMIFDVNFKGTFNVSQVIAKQMIDSGKGGSIVNLSSTMSEKALAKGCVYSATKSAIDMLTKCMALELGPHNIRVNSVNPTVVWTNLTLQYKDELMPLLALTPMGRFPEIEDVVNAVVFLLSDKSGMISGECLRLDGGLGVH encoded by the exons atgCAAAGACCATGTGACGGAGATAATTATACATGCGGCTGGTCAATCATCAACCGAATCCGTTACAGTG GATTTGGTCGAGCTATTGCGAAAAAGTTAGCAGAATGTGGAGCAGAAACATTTGCACTTAGTAGAACACAGGCTGATTTGGATAGTTTAAAATCGGAG GTACCAACcatcaaagttattaacgtagACCTACTAGATTGGGATAAAACCAGAGAGGAAGTCAGTAAGATCGGACACATAGATCTACTGGTCAACAATGCTGGCGTATCTAAGACGTCATCATTCATCGATACCCCAAAAGAAAACATTGACAT GATATTTGACGTCAACTTTAAAGGAACTTTCAACGTGTCTCag GTTATTGCTAAGCAAATGATAGACAGTGGAAAAGGTGGAAGTATAGTTAACTTGTCCAGTACCATGTCTGAAAAAGCTTTAGCTAAAGGATGTGTCTATTCTGCAACAAAATCAGCTATTGATATGTTAACTAAATGTATGGCATTAGAACTAGGACCTCATAAT ATAAGAGTGAATTCAGTTAATCCTACTGTGGTGTGGACAAATTTGACACTGCAATACAAGGACGAATTAATGCCACTGCTTGCATTGACACCAATGGGCAGATTTCCAG agATAGAAGACGTAGTTAATGCCGTTGTGTTTTTACTGAGTGACAAGAGTGGAATGATTTCTGGTGAATGTCTCCGACTTGATGGAGGATTAGGTGTACATTGA
- the LOC134725986 gene encoding outer membrane lipoprotein Blc-like — translation MHTILLTTVLLPVVSGFLLDSFGLGSAVTTVSQLDVNKYLGRWFQMYASQSVYATFERKAVCVTADYTMSTDGSGHINVLNSERLSEAKGDLKVIHGYATPTKDVGKLTVHLETVGFNAPYWVMKLGPATFGPDNKYQYALVSDNLKATLFVLARDPVVFKRDYEAEVMQFLKSEGFTSIINKPVSTYHGADCTYNNDHV, via the exons ATGCATACCATTCTACTAACAACTGTGTTATTACCTGTAGTGTCAGGTTTTCTGTTGGATTCGTTTGGGTTAGGCTCTGCAGTAACGACGGTGTCACAACTGGACGTGAACAAATATTTAGGAAGATGGTTCCAGATGTACGCTAGCCAATCTGTTTATGCTACATTCGAAAGAAAAGCCGTGTGTGTAACTGCGGACT ATACAATGTCAACAGATGGTAGTGGGCATATTAATGTCCTGAACTCGGAAAGACTCAGTGAAGCCAAGGGAGACTTGAAAGTTATACATGGATATGCTACACCCACCAAAGATGTCGGAAAATTAACCGTCCATTTGGAAACAGTAGGATTTAATGCACCTT ACTGGGTGATGAAACTCGGACCAGCTACATTTGGGCCAGACAACAAATATCAGTACGCTCTAGTGTCTGACAATTTGAAGGCTACTTTATTTGTTCTAGCACGTGACCCCGTTGTCTTCAAACGTGACTATGAGGCAGAGGTTATGCAGTTTCTGAAAAGTGAAGGATTTACCTCCATTATAAACAAACCTGTTAGTACTTACCATGGGGCGGACTGTACGTACAATAACGATCACGTCTAG